From the Portunus trituberculatus isolate SZX2019 chromosome 8, ASM1759143v1, whole genome shotgun sequence genome, the window TACCGACCCAGTTCTCCGCGAGGTCATAAAGACTTGTTCAAGACAAGTCCAACGCCCACCTTGTAAGGCTCCTTCATGGAACGTAGATGTGGTCCTTAAGGCTCTGACATGTCTCCTCCATTTGAGCCAACACCAAGCCTCATTACGGGATCTGACTAAGAAGATCCTCTTTTTGGTGGCCCTGGCTACGGCTAAGAGGGTTGGAGAACTTCATGCCCTTTCTCAGGTCATAGCCTCAAGAGAGGATCTTATCCTGTCTTATCTTTCTGAATTCATAGCTAAGACAGAAACACCTCTAAATCCCATTCCTAGAAAGTTCCCTCTTCAAAGTCTCTCTTCAGTGGTgggaagagagaatgaggaacgTCTCCTATGTCCAGTGCAAGCTGTACAACGCTACCTTGCCGCAACAGCTTCCACTTCCCGGCCTCGGAATCTCTTTGTGTCTTTGCGAGACCCTGCTTGGCGAATATCTAAAGCAgctatccctttcttcctccgagATACAATCAAGACGGCCCATGAGTCTTTTCCCGTGAAACTCAGCCCCTTGTTCAAGGTACGGGCACATGATATAAGAGGAATTGCCACAGCCATGCTTCTCTGGAAGAACAGTTCTGTGGCATCCATCTTGGAAGCAGTCTGTTGGAAGACCCACTCAGTCTTTGTGGACTACTATCTCCGTGACATCCAACGGCAGGAAGGAGATGTCTCTGCCCTTGGCCCAGTAGTCGCTGCTGGGGATTTGGTGGGACCACTACCTCACTAATGGACTCTTCCAAGACTTAGAAAGGAGACCAGAAGTTCCAACCACAGCCTGGCCATGgtctccttctcactctccaGTCTCCAACCCCTCATAGGTGAGACCAGAGTGTCTTATTGTGGACCCTTTCACCCATCGGCGTATTCCACCCTTATGGCATGACCCACCTCCTATAATGTGGAAATCTGCTAATATATAAGAAGCAGGTTGTATGTGAAACAAATACCATTTTTAGACATACaatgtattttttcacttacCTGCTTCTTATATACATACCCACCCATCCTGCCCACTACTTGCCAATGCTTCAAGAATGATGTGGCTGGCTGAGGGAGACAGTGTTGCCGTAAGTTGCCAGGGGTTACCAGGGTGGAATACGACGAAAGTTTTGAATGTGGAATAGACGGCTGGGTAATAGAGAGCATTGTAAATGCTAATATATAAGAAGCAGgtaagtgaaaaaatacattttaTGTCTAAAAATGGTATTTCGGATAATTGGGGGTTTACTgtatttccctttattcctccaATGTgctctattttccataggagttTTCTATGTGGTACTCTATTGAAGGCTTTTTTAATGTCCAAATATACTATATCAACCCACCCATATGtcccttgtacttcatctattactcttttacaaaagcttagtaaatttgtaatgcatgatcttccttttctgaaaccaaattggcagttatttattatttcattttcctccaactattctaaccatttttctaAATTTAATTACAACTTCACAAATCTTTCCacaacactagttagtgacactggtctatgaTTTAGTGGCttagtcttttttcctcctttgtatactaggactatatttgctcttttccactcccttggtatcttcccttccatcagAGAGCTGTTGATCATATCCCAGATGGGTTTCAccagttgttctctacattctctgtGTCCACTCTGACACTCAATCTGGCCCCATTACCTTCCTCATATCCACCTTTTCTAGAAGTTTAATGATTCTTTGCTAATGTTTCTTAATCCATCTTGTGTTGCTTGGTTGTTTGGTTctatgaaatctccctcttcattaaatgCTGATTTAAAGCTCTTATAAATAGGTTCACTCATTTCTTGTTGTTTCATAAGTCCTATTTCCTTTAATTAAATTAGTGATGGCCTctgtcatttttccatttatatacttattaaAAAGCTTAGGTTCCTTTTCATGtctcttcactacatccttttcaaaATTCCTCTCCTACTCCCTTCTTATTCTAATATATTCGTTACAtgcctctttatactgcttcctATTAACTTCTGTTTCGTTGCTTTCTCAACTTTTTCCAAGTTTTATCTTTTAGACTTTTAAGCGGGATGAAGGAAGCAattagaagaatgaaaaatgggaaAGCAACTGGACTAGATGAGATACTTGTTGAGGCTTGAAAAGCACTGGGCGATTGTGTATGAGATCATTTGCCAAGCATTTGATAGTGAAAGACTGCCaaatgaatggagagaaagtaCCCTGGTACCAATTTACAAAGAGAAAGGGGATATCCAGGATTGTGGAAAGTATAGAGGGATAAAGCTTATGAGTCATACAATGAAGGTAAATGAAACAGCAATGGACAGAAGACTGAGGGAATGTACAGAAATAACAGAAGCCCAGTTTGGGTTTATGTCAGGAAGAAGTGCAACAGATGCCATCTTTGCGTTGAGATAGCTAATGGAGAagtacagagagaaacagaagggaTTACATCTGGTTTTTATTAACTTGGAAAAGGCATATGATCGAGTACCAAGGGAGGAAGTGTGGAGGTGCATGCAGAAGGGAGTGCCAGGATATGTACAGAGGTGTATACACACAAGTGAGGACAGCGGTCATGGTGATGGACAAGTTCCCAGTGACAGTTGGGCTACATCAGGGGTCAGCATTGAGTCCATACCTCTTCAATCTGGTCATGGATGAGATAGTGAGGGATGTACTGGAGGCGGCCCCATGGACTATGTTATTTGCCGACGACATAGTCTTGGTGGCGGAGaccagagaggaagtggaggagaaattgAACAGGTGGAGGGACGCATTGGAAAGTAGAGGACTAAAGATAAGTCAGGACAAAACAGAATACATGCAGATGGGACTACAAATTGATGGCAACCAATTGTACTTGGCACAGGAAAGTTTAAAGAAGGTGGAGGTTTTCAGGTACTTGGGCTCAAATCAGTCGCAAGATGGTGAACtggatagagaaataaatgggAGGATACAAGCAGGATggaaaaattggagaaaatGCTCTGGACTGATGTGACAAAAAAGTCAGTGCAAGAGTGAAAGGCATGATGTATCGTACAGTGGTAAGACCAGCAATGATATATGGCTCGGAGACTTGGCCAATTGAGAAAgcacaggaaagaaagatagaagtggCAGAGATGAGAATGGTGAGATGGATGCTGGGTGTGACAAGGAGGGATACGATCAGGAACGAGAGAATTAGAGGGACAGCTAAGGTGACGCAAGTGGGAAAGAAGATGCAAGAAAGAAGGCTTCAGTGGTACGGACATtgtaagaggagagatgaagaatggATTGGTAGAAGAATGATGGAGTTACAGGtggaaggagcaagaggaagaggaagaccaagaaGATGGGATGACTGTATACGGGATGACTTGAGAGAGAAGGACCTCAGTGGAGAGAAAGCATTAGACAACAGAGTGGAAAAGGCTGATAAGGAACCGCAACCCCatatagataaaggaaaagtgagagaagaagaagaagaagaagatcttTTAGACTTTTAAGCCTTTGCACATATAGCATTATACCATGCTCAGTACACATTAAAAAATGTTTAGCAGTTTGGACGGACACCTTTAAAGGATGACAAAGTATGGACTGTCCAGGCAAAATTTCTGAAAAGCGTTATCCTGCTGTACTCGTAACTGAATAAACTAAGCAGACACCCAacagcagacagacaggcttGCTGTAAGTGCTGTTGCTTGTAAGTGAATGATGGCAGCATATAGTGTTGTAGGCTAGTGTTTTCTTGTGTGGCTTGGAAGTAGCTCAGAGCTTTAGCCTCAAGGGAACCTTTATATGCCTTGGTCACATTGTTAGCAGTATGACCCGATTCAAGTCAGCCAGTAGGTTGTGTGGTTttctaaaaaaatataaaaatagaaaggggtgggtggtgggtcgTCAAGGAAATCCTTATAATTAGTCCAAGagtctgaatttttttttgctgcatGTCACAATAGCTCAAACCATAACAAATTGTACTGCAGTATACAAACAAGttataaaatgatctaatattATACAAAAATATGCAAAGTGATTATTTTGAAGTAAAACCATTTATATAATGATGAGGTAGTTAACCATTTCCTCTTGTGAGCCTGTGTCTCAGGCAGGTCAGACACCAGAGACCCTAGAAGTTtgagtagtactagtagtatatTGATTATTTTTGTAGGGTAAAGCTTCCGAGAGGCTTAACATTGTGATCCTTTTCCAGCCTTGGCTTAAGTGCCTTATTTGTTACTACTGTGATAAAGTTTTCAAACCTGTTCATTTCAAACCTACGATTTCCTGAATGTGCTAAACATTAAACATTCATGATGGTATAGCATTTCTTTTTATGCCGTGTTGTATGGACAGTACGTGCAGAAGTCTTAATGTCAGGCGGCCAAAATAAATTCTTTTTGTGGTAAAAGGAGACTCACAACTGCCTCTCCAAGAAGGTGCTTATGACCCTCCTCCATTTGCCACATAAAGAAATAGTCCCTATGGTGTCAATACAGCATACATAATGTGTATATTGTGTACACTGATTGCTGCAACAAACTTGTGGCTCAGTCTTACTCACCCTGTCCATCCTATATTTCAGTGTTGCTTTCTAGCcatcttctccctttcatttttttctttttccagcctTGTATAACAGTGTAGGCTTTCATGTCATCAGGCCTTTAATTTTTGTAAACTCTGGCAGCCTGTTAGTCCCAATGACTTGTCTCTAGTATACACTCACATTTAGCAAGGTCAGTCATTTTACAATGTTGTTTGTGGCATTCTACAATGCTAAGCACATTATAATATCCAATATTCGTGCATTGGATTTTTCTAGTGTAAATAAGTGATGAATGtaataaatgagaaggaaattgatggggaataaaaaaaaaaaaaaaaaaaaaaaaaaaatctgctaaaTGTAAATTCAACTGGGCAATTTTGATAAAGCTGGTTTTGATGGAGATTAATGTGCAGTTTTGTTACAGGTGCCACAATCACTTTGCTAGGTTGAGAGTAAAAACCTGGCATCTAGAGCTGTCAGGACTGGACTTAAATGCATCCTGTTCATTTTCCTGCAGGTAAAATTTCTCACACAGATGATTCTCATTGGTATGTGACTGGAGGAGGCAATTCAGGTCACAGTAATGCATTAGTGTAAGGTCTTACACTATGATTTGAGATGTGGATAAATACATTTTCATTGCAATGCAAATGTTCAGGACTCACCCTGCAActtattcctttcatttgtaAACAAGTATATATAATTCATAGAGCACTAATGTAGTTCTTAGGTAAGTGTATATTAACCTTTTACATTGTTCAAGACATAATAAATTGATTACAGCTCAAGTGGTGACTTCTCAGGCCAAATACCTGACTATCAGTTCCCTCCAGAGTGACAAGAATGGCAAGGGTAGAGTAGAGAGTATAGTGTGGAGCATATTGTGCCCATGCCATCctcaatgtaaagaaaattacatAATTGTGTAATGTTACACAATGTGATTTATACAAATGTACAAACTTGTCACTGATTGGTCTGTCTCCTGCTTTGTACATGTTAGCCTCACtaattttaattttcctccctGTTTCATTTGTCTTGTTCAGCGATTTGACTAAACAAGTATATAGTAATTGCTGCAACTGTCAATATTTCTAGAGATCTAAAACAAGTTGTCAACAAAGTGTGCTTCAGATTTTTGAAAGGTTAAAAAGAAGGGTAGTAGTACTAAGCTTTTTAATTAATGGAGGCTGCTGGTGTGAGGCAATAGAGGCAAGGCACCGAGTGTGTTTCTCCTCTAGGTGCAAAGCCGTTCTTGTCTTTCACAAACATgttaccttccctttcttccttaataAAAATCATACTACCATATTCAAGAAAACTCTCTACAGatcaatatttctttctattgACAGAATAGTAACTTATAAAGGCTGAAAATCTTTTGAACTTGCACTActcaaaaacaaaacatttataaTCTAGCATTCTTCATGTGTCCAACATTATGGAATTGAGTATTGCAGAAGACAAGCATCTATGGTTATATAGGAGATGGCCAACTGGTAACAAGTTATAGAAATATCTTAGATTTGAGTTGAAATCAATGAAAGAATAGACAAGAGATGGTACTGCAAAATCCCACTTAACCAAGACCCATGGGCAAGACTAGAGGACTGTTCAAGCAAGGTGTGCTGCAGTGCCTTGGCAGCATTGTAACAGCGTCTCTGTGTAATAGCATCCTTTGCTCATGCACCTAATATCTTCTCGCTAACAATTGTCTCAGCACTGTTGATGCACTCTCCACACCATAACCAATCTCTTACTCATGATATACCATTCAACTTGGCACCATTGGACCATGCAATAAATGCAACAAGATCAAATCATCAAAATTTGACCGATTCAATGACATAATACCCCAAAAATGTTTATTACAATCATTATTTCTCACGGTCTtttaactactactaaaacaaatcACTACATTGCAAAGGAGTCTCTCTATGCTATAGTGCAATTATATAACCAATGAACCAAGTCTGTCTTTAACAAAAGGCAAACAAACATGTCAATCGGAATACATAAGCATGCAGCTCTGAGACAGGTGTGGTGAGGATAACCAATACAATTGTTGCCAGGCACTACTAAATAAACAGTTTTCTTAACAGTTTAATTCACATTATATGAAAATTTAAACAACTGGGATTTACTACTGGTTATCAATTGTTATTTCTGCATCCTCTCTTACTCACAAGGCAGCAGCCAATTACATGTTGCCAATAGTGACGTCTACTGCCACATTCCTACGCTGTTGTGTCTAACTTAGGAGCATCAGACAAATTCAGACAGGAGGCACTCAGAGTAGGTTACTTTATCCAGAACCAGATTTTTATAAATACTAATTTCCTACATAGCAATTGGCTGCTGCCTGGTGGACAGTAGAGGCCACACAGGTTAAAGACAGTACAGAAATCATCTGTGAATTATGCAAGTGGAATTCAAGATCATTCATTTCTTATTACTTACTTCAATCTCGTCTTGAAAACTTCTCATGTAGTGTCTTTGGATATCTGAGGTCAAATTAAGAATCATTCTACTATAAACATAAAACTTTGTTACTTAACCATCTATATACTACAAAGactgatgaaataaatgaactgccACAAACTGAGCATGTACTACTTGAGTCCAGCTTAGCATCTCTTGGAGAAAACCAGTCAGCTAGCATTGTCAGTGGCCAGTGCAGCTTCCCTAACCCTATTGGCTCCATGGAAACATGTTCACAGAGTAATCTCCCCAAAACTCATTACGAGTAAGATTAAACTGATACTGATCTGGCTGATGGTATGTCATTAATGCATTGCTTGTGTACCTCTGTGAGTGAGCAGGTTGCTGGTCATAGCTCTTAAGTTGCCAGGCAATGTCGATATTACTGAACAAGCGCTGTGGTTTGTGCACCAAACCTGAAGGACCACCACCTATGACGGACTGGCTTGATGATTCATCCACCTGCATACTTATCCTCTCATGGACACTCCTTGTGTCTCTGTGGTCCGCCACCATGCTAAAAGTGGACTTGACAAGGCCTCTCCTCTTTGAAGGCTTTACTGACGgcaatctgctgctgctgccatgcCTAGCCCTGCTGGACTGTCTCGCCACATACACTGTCAGAAAATTTCACTGTTAATCTTGAACATGGAAGCAGAAACAATCATAAACAATCATAATCAATAAATTAGTATTTCACAAAAACTGTGATGAGAACCTCAGGCAGACAAGCAAACTTTaaatgctattttcatgctaactgctctactgatcttggtaactgcatgcctcccctcctcctgcagcctcgctgcacaaggctttcttctttctctcacccctattctgtctaactctctaatacaagagttacccattactctcaatcattctctggtaaactctggaactccctgcctgcttctgtacttccatcttcctatgacttgatttcttttattaaggaggtttcaagacatttttctgtctttcttttagggaacttgcagttaaaagtgggtctttttaatccttttttgccctcttgcacaaaaaaaaaaacacacaccaacctttcttctgttttgccttctttttctttcttcctgaggAAGATATTTTATCCGTCACCCTTTCCACTTGAAGCCCAAGTTTATCcaagtatttcattatttttgaatCCAAGTAAATCTGCAAACAACGCAAGTGTCACCTTGTGTACATTACAATGTTCCTGGCATTAAAAAATattgtaccagagagagagagagagagagagagagagagagagagagagagagagagagagagagagagagagagagagagagagagagagagagagagagagagagagagagagagagagagagagagaatcataacaacaggaaaaggagaaacaaaaccaACTACTGGTGTGCAGCACAGCATTGCCTCAGAACGAATGGCAAACCATATCCTGTGTGTTGCCCTCACCTTGCTGTGTGTGTCCTCCAGGGCTGCCTCCCTCACCTTGGCATGCTTCTGCAGCAGGAAGGGCTTGGTAATATTCCCTGGTAACTCCTCATCAAAGGATAATGCTGAAAGATAGAAATGCACACCTTACTTTATCATATGTTATGGCTACATACTAAGctccttctattttcctctacatttttgtgataattcacacacacacacacacacacacacacacattcactgtcgctgagagaggacggctcgtctccggctgcggatGGGAAGTGAAAATACGAGGGGCGGTCAGAAAGTTCTGCAATTCGGTATGTTATTTAGCTCACCCACTCGTGTCCTGTTgtgtctggttaggttaggttctgacAAGTTCACAAACAGAACCGCTCCGCTCCTTTGCTCCCTGCTCAGTCTTAAGGGAGTGACCAGTGGATGCAGATGGCAGTAGACGTCAACAATGGACAAGATCGAATACCGTGCAGTGATCAAGTTCTTgacaaaagaggggaagaacgcAAAGGAGATCTACGACAGGCTGGTTGCGGTGTACAACGACACTGCCCTTCGTATGCAACAGTCACCCGCTGGCACAAGGAATTTCGTCATGGCCGTGAGTCTCTTGAAGATGACCCCCGTGTGGGACGCCCCTCCGAGGCGACCTCTGAAGACATGGTTGATCGTGTAGAGGCAATGATCATGGAAAATCGGCgagtgaaggtggaagaaaTTTCGTTGGAGACTGGAATTTCTCATGGAAGCGTTGTACCATTATTCATCATCACCTGGGCATGAGCAAAGTTTCTGCTCGTTGGGTGCCCCGAAAACTTTCTCCGCATGATCGCCTTCAGCGCCGCACAAGTTCGGAGGAGCTACTGACTCTGTACAATGCAGACCCAGCGGGATTTGAGTCGAGGGTCATGACAGGTGATGAAACGTGGGTTCACCACTGGGACCGGAGACAAAGCTCGAGAGCATGACTTGGAAACACAAGGGATCCCCTACACCACTCAAATTTCGGACCCATCAGCTGGCAAGATCATGGCCACCATCTTCTGGGACGCCGAGGGAGTGCTGCTGGTGGACTTCCTGCCAGCGGATCTACGATCACAGGGAGTACTACGCCGGAGTACTCGGTCACTTGAGGGACTCTATCCGTCAGAAGAGAAGGGGCAAGTTGACCCGTGGTGTCCTTCTTCTCCACGACAACGCTCCGGTCCATAAGGCCCGGCGTGCCCAGGCTGCTCTGAGGGACTGCGGCTTTGAGCAGCTAAATCATCCACCCTACAGTCCTGACCTGGCCCCAGTGACTACTTTCTGTTCCGCCAGCTCAAGTCCTCGTTGCGGGGGCGGAGGTTCCACGATGATGATGAGGTAAAGGAGGCTGTGACGACGTGGTTGGAGGAGCAGTTGAAGTCCTTCTGGCTAGCAGGAATCCAGAGTCTTCGAGACAAGTGGAGCAAGTGTATTCAAGTCAAGGGTAATTACATCGAAAAATGATGTGGCTGTAACTTTCATTCCTTTGAAATAAATACTCAAATTGGAGAACTTTTTGACTTCCCCTcgtacctatggtgttacagggcccgggtacctctgagttagtgtcctgttgatgtcctactgtcgcatagtgttgaaagtgagggatatggagagtggtccctgagaggagtgtgtgggcggtgattgttttgaccgtaatcagctgacgataacaaacaaGGCGGCTACTCCTAGGCAACCCaaggattttgaaggttttgtaactactccaagaggactggagaaattagatatggatgcaagaatccaggcactggaaagtaagttcctaaacattttgtccatagaagaaaaactggatagagttatagccgagaatgattcgttcaaaaaaagagatctatttgttaacgatagcgaataaagagctattcaaggaaaaataagagatggaaaaggactagtatattgtgcaaggtatgtgaagaagtaattaaagctaagtggagtgagcatCTAGAGAGTGAAAACAtcctgagtgaaagacagtttggtttcagaaaaggaagatcgtgcatatccaatttattatgtttttattcaagagtgactgaaatactacaacatagagagggatgggtggatgctatctacctggacttgagaaaggcctttgataaagtaccacacaatagactgatgtggaaacaaaagaagattggaggagtaaatgataaactaggaaaatggatggaaaattacttagtgtgaagagaaatgagaacagtggtgagaggaaggaagtccgagtggaagaaggtaaccagtggagttccacaagggtcagtgcttggtcccatcatgtttttgatttatgttaatgatatgccagtaggaattgacagttacatgagcatgtttgcggacgatactaaaattatgaggagagcaaggaaggtggaagattgtaacaagttacaggaagatcttgataaaatatatgagtggagtaaggagtggcagatggaatttcatatagacaagacccatgttatgaaaatgggaagaagtagatacagaccaaactgggtgatgagaaaattaaagagaccaatgaggagaaagacttaggagtaaccgtgcaaaacactttgtcaccagacaaacacattaacaagatttttgggaaaacatatatcatgcttcaaaatattggccttgcattccactacctagatgaaggaatgatgaaaaagatattatgtaccttaataagaccccagctagaatatgcagcttgtgtctggtcaccacatattaagaaaaatgtaaagaaggtagaaagggtacagaggctggcaacaaggatggtaccaggactcaaggagttagactatgaggaaagactgaggaagctggggttgaccacattagaagagagaagaacaagaggagatatgataactatgtataaattgatgaacaagattgacatactggacagagagttgataaaggtgaccacaagtaatcatctccgaggacatggaaaaaaactaataaaagacatctgtctaaatgacgtgagaaaatacagtttccgcatcgtagcattgataagtggaataaactgagcagtgatgtcgttgacgcgtgtgtgtcaatcagatgaagagagatatgacaggaatggacaaggagacaggacacagagagcttagctcgggccctgtaatacacaaataggtaaatacacacacacacacacacacacacacacacacacacacacacacacacacacacacacacgggacatcgtcgatggcggaggtggtcgctgagctcagagcaatcatctctaattctacagttaccattgcctaagagtaaccaaggtgggaaaggagctggtaatgtttgtcccgtctccatatagtcatgttaactgttgattagcaaaataatgtccaggaaggtaaatataaactgtagcctgcgtttgagccatcagctggtttgtttacatctgagcaacatggcggccgtgaactcgaaagatgaatcagacttcacaggatttcaaggaataatggagaagagcgcttatgtgaagaaaattctggagttggaaggtaaaattgaaaaactgtttgaaaagtatgggggcctggaaacgagttatgacaatgtaaagaaagactgtgccgatatgaagaaggaaaatgaagcactgaaagaggaagttaagctaattaaagtgaattgcgaaaatgtggagaatctctaggaaaagtgatggagaagcaggctgaatggaaaaaaagtcaggaagtggaaagaaaggaggtaaattacaaagttgcaagtctggaaaaggaaatcaaagagtctgggagaaaactttgggccttgctgaaattatagatcaacagatcatagaagagaagattgctgagaaagtggtgaaggttattaagtcaaatgagacattggtgaggaaactgtagacaaaaagagatgtgtggtgatatttggtg encodes:
- the LOC123499778 gene encoding uncharacterized protein LOC123499778; its protein translation is MRNSSLQRNFFHLHSPIFHDHCLYTINHVFRGRLGGASHTGVIFKRLTAMTKFLVPAALSFDEELPGNITKPFLLQKHAKVREAALEDTHSKIYLDSKIMKYLDKLGLQVERVTDKISSSGRKKKKAKQKKVYVARQSSRARHGSSSRLPSVKPSKRRGLVKSTFSMVADHRDTRSVHERISMQVDESSSQSVIGGGPSGLVHKPQRLFSNIDIAWQLKSYDQQPAHSQRYTSNALMTYHQPDQYQFNLTRNEFWGDYSVNMFPWSQ